Genomic window (Fibrobacter sp. UWH6):
TCAGCAAGCGAACACAGCTAAGGCCAATGGAATTGGGGCGATAGGGGCTTCGGCTTGCAAAGGTTCCTACGCGGTCCTTGCCCTTGGGCGGTACAGGAGGCCTTGTCGTGGGGCGCCAACCTTCATTTTCGTGAAATTGGAAGATGACCCAGATACGTTCAAAGCCATCCAGGTCCCGCAAGGCCGTTTCAAAATTCTGACCTTTACTCAGTTCAATGCGGCCCGGATGCCCAGCGAAAAGTCGACCCTGTCGGGGAGCCTCGTACTTGTATACAGCATCGCCAAAAAATGTACCAATGGGAGTCACTTCCATGAATACAAAGTTAGAATTTCTATTATTACCTTAGTCCCTATTCCACTGGAGTTATCCAATGAAACCATCGACTTTCTTATCCAAGGTTTTGGCCACTGCCGTTTTAGCAACAGCCTCAGCATTTCTCTTTAACGCCTGCGATTCCGCAAACGCAAATGTTCGTTTTGGTTCAGGCAACAAAGGCGGTCTCTACGACACCTTCGCCACCACCTTCGCCGAAAAAATCAACGGTGCCGACAAGACTTTCAAAATCCAGCCCAAGAACACTGCTGGTTCCCACGCCAACATCCGCCTCATGGAAGAAGGTTTTATTGACCTGGGAATTGTCCAGGCAGACATCCTCAAGGATCACCTGATGAGAAGCCGCAAGGTTTCTGCAATTTCTGCGGTGGCGGGTCTTTACACCGAATCCATCCAGATTGTGGTTTCGGCCGATTCCGAAATCAGGACCGTAGCCGATTTGCAAAACCGTCACGTCTCCGTTGGCGAAGAGGAATCCGGTGTGTTGCGCAATGCAGAAATCATCCTGGAAGCCTACGGCATTACCTTTGAAAAAATCCAGAAGGAAAATCTCAATTTCAAGGACGCCGCAGCAGCACTTCGCGAAGGTCGCATTGACGCCTTCTTCTGCACCGCTGGCATTCCCACGCCCTCTATCAGCGAGCTTTCTGCAAACAAGAACATCCGCATTATTTCTCTGGATTCAGCAGACATGACCCGCATCATGAACCTGCACCCAGAACTCACCGTAAGCGAGATTCCCGCCAACACTTACGCGGGCCAGGATTCTGCGGTGCAGACTCTCGGAGCCAAGGCCGTTCTCGTGGCAAGTCAGCTTTTGGACAGCGCAACCGTCGCAAAAATCACCGAAGAAATTTTCACCGTAGGCGCTCAGCAGACTGTAGGCATTCCTGTGGGATTTCACCCCGGTGCAGCGGCCGTTTACAAGACCAAGAACATGAACGTGGAAATTGCCGCACCTCTGCCCGGCCGCGGCCCCATTCCTTCTACTGGCGACTAAGGAGACCCGATGTACAAACTTTCTTTAGACATGTATCAGACATTGGCCCTTGCCGTAGTAGTTCTTGTATTCGGCGCCAACCTGAAAAAGCAAATCAAGTTGCTGGAGAAATTCTGCATTCCCTCACCCGTTGTGGGCGGTATCGTATTCGCCTTCATTTCCTGCATTCTATACAAATTAAACATCTTGGAATTTTCCTTTGACGAGACTCTTAAATCCATCTGTATGATGGTGTTCTTTACCTCGGTAGGATTTAACGCAAACCTTAAAATCTTAAAAAGTGGAGGCATCAACTTGGTATTGCTTCTGGTTTGCGTCTGCGTCTTGATCGTATTCCAGAATTCCCTGGCAGTCGCCTTGGCCAACCTCTTGAACGTCAGCCCGTTGGTAGGACTTTCTGCTGGATCCATTTCCATGGTTGGCGGCCACGGAACAGCGGGCGCATTCGGCCCCGTTCTCGAGGACTTCGGCATGGAAGGGTCAACAACCCTCTGTACCGCAGCAGCCACATTTGGCCTTGTGGCAGGTTCCCTGATGGGCGGCCCCATTGGTAGAAAGTTGATTATCAAGCACGACTTGCTCAAAACAGTCAAATCTCAAAACCAGGCGGAACTGAAAGAGGAACAGAGCAAGTATCGCCGTTCCGCACAGCGCTATTCTACCGCCGCATTCCAGTTGGCAATCGCCATGGGCCTCGGAACATTGGTTTCCACGCTCCTTTCAAAGACCGGCATGACGTTCCCCTCTTACATTGGCGCCATGATCATCGCCGCCATCATGAGAAACATCTGCGAGTACAGCAGCAAGTACGAAGTCCATATGGGTGAAATCCGCGACGTTGGTGGCATTTGCCTTTCCCTGTTCCTGGGAATCGCCATGATTACCCTGAAGCTTTGGCAGTTGGCCTCCCTGGCATTGCCCCTGGTGATTTTGCTCTGCGCCCAGACACTGCTCATGTTCCTGTTCGCCTATTACGTGGTGTTCAACGTCATGGGTCGCGATTACGATGCCGCAGTGCTTTCGGCAGGTGTGTGCGGTTTCGGCATGGGAGCCACCCCCAACGCCATGGCCAATATGCAGGCACTGACACACCGTTACGCCCCCGCCGTGAAGCCCTACCTGCTTGTGCCCATTATCGGCAGCATGTTCGCCGACTTCATCAACAGCCTCTGCATCACCTTCTTCATCAACCAGTTCTAGGGTCGGCCTTCGGCCTTTGAGGAATGAGGTCGCTTCGCTCTGAGGTATAAGAGCTTACGATTTTCCAACCTCAAAGGGGCCTTGGGCCCCGACCTCATTACCTCACACCTCATACCATTTTCTATCTTTGCTCGCGATGAAAGATAAAGCACGTAAACTCATTGAAAAGTACGAAGAACTGGAATCCGAATTGGGCAATCCCGATGTTTTGGGCGACCAGGCTCGTTACAACAAGATTCACAAGCAATACAAGGGTATTGAAAAGGCCGTAATCAAGGCTCGCGAATACCTGCAGATGCTGAATGACCAGGCAGAATGGAAGACTGCTCTTGGCGATTCTGACCCCGAAATGGTGGCCATGGCCAAATCCGAGCTCTCTACCATCGAAAAGACCATGCCCGGCCTCATTGATGAATTGCAGATTTTGATGGTTCCCAAGGATCCTTGGGACTTCCGTAACGCAACGATTGAAATTCGCGGCGGTACCGGCGGTGACGAATCCGCCCTGTTCGCAGGCGACCTTTTCCGCATGTACCGCGCCTATTGCGAAAAGATGGGCTGGAAGCTGACCATCCAGGACCTCAGCGAAGGTACTGTTGGCGGTTATAAGGAAATCCGTGCCTATATCGAAGGCGATAGCGTTTACGGAACCTTGAAGTTTGAAAGTGGCGTACACCGCGTGCAGCGCGTCCCCGAAACCGAAACTCAGGGCCGTGTGCATACTTCCGCAGCTACCGTGGCAATCCTCCCCGAAGCTGAAGAAGTGGACGTGGAAATCCGCGAAGCAGACATCCACATGGACACCTACCGTTCCAGTGGCGCTGGCGGTCAGTACATCAACAAGACCGACTCCGCCGTCCGCTTGACCCATATTCCCACCGGCGTGGTGGTGAGCTGCCAGACCGAACGTTCCCAGCTCCAGAACCGCTTGCACGCTATGGAAATGCTCCGTTCCCGCATTCTTGACGAAGTCATCGCCAAGAAGGAACGTGAAGAAGCCGCCAGCCGTAAGGCCCTCGTGGGTACCGGCGACCGCTCTGCAAAGATCCGTA
Coding sequences:
- the prfA gene encoding peptide chain release factor 1: MKDKARKLIEKYEELESELGNPDVLGDQARYNKIHKQYKGIEKAVIKAREYLQMLNDQAEWKTALGDSDPEMVAMAKSELSTIEKTMPGLIDELQILMVPKDPWDFRNATIEIRGGTGGDESALFAGDLFRMYRAYCEKMGWKLTIQDLSEGTVGGYKEIRAYIEGDSVYGTLKFESGVHRVQRVPETETQGRVHTSAATVAILPEAEEVDVEIREADIHMDTYRSSGAGGQYINKTDSAVRLTHIPTGVVVSCQTERSQLQNRLHAMEMLRSRILDEVIAKKEREEAASRKALVGTGDRSAKIRTYNYPQNRVTDHRIGLTLYNLDQVVAGDLQEVINGLQMANAQEKLGKFNA
- a CDS encoding TAXI family TRAP transporter solute-binding subunit, translated to MKPSTFLSKVLATAVLATASAFLFNACDSANANVRFGSGNKGGLYDTFATTFAEKINGADKTFKIQPKNTAGSHANIRLMEEGFIDLGIVQADILKDHLMRSRKVSAISAVAGLYTESIQIVVSADSEIRTVADLQNRHVSVGEEESGVLRNAEIILEAYGITFEKIQKENLNFKDAAAALREGRIDAFFCTAGIPTPSISELSANKNIRIISLDSADMTRIMNLHPELTVSEIPANTYAGQDSAVQTLGAKAVLVASQLLDSATVAKITEEIFTVGAQQTVGIPVGFHPGAAAVYKTKNMNVEIAAPLPGRGPIPSTGD
- the gltS gene encoding sodium/glutamate symporter, whose translation is MYKLSLDMYQTLALAVVVLVFGANLKKQIKLLEKFCIPSPVVGGIVFAFISCILYKLNILEFSFDETLKSICMMVFFTSVGFNANLKILKSGGINLVLLLVCVCVLIVFQNSLAVALANLLNVSPLVGLSAGSISMVGGHGTAGAFGPVLEDFGMEGSTTLCTAAATFGLVAGSLMGGPIGRKLIIKHDLLKTVKSQNQAELKEEQSKYRRSAQRYSTAAFQLAIAMGLGTLVSTLLSKTGMTFPSYIGAMIIAAIMRNICEYSSKYEVHMGEIRDVGGICLSLFLGIAMITLKLWQLASLALPLVILLCAQTLLMFLFAYYVVFNVMGRDYDAAVLSAGVCGFGMGATPNAMANMQALTHRYAPAVKPYLLVPIIGSMFADFINSLCITFFINQF